In Xiphophorus couchianus chromosome 8, X_couchianus-1.0, whole genome shotgun sequence, the following proteins share a genomic window:
- the ccnb1 gene encoding G2/mitotic-specific cyclin-B1 gives MALRVTRNRLASSRTELGGVKACAVAGPGLKPRAALGEIGNIAANKENPKKNIKTDVVKKTKVTEKTEKTKQPKQNAVVAVEPVPEVQVQPEPASPTPMETSGCEPAELCQAFSHVILDTAIRDVDADDYDNPMLCSEYVKDIYKYLRQLEVEQNVKPNYLQGQEVTSNMRAILIDWLVQVNLKFRLLQETMYMTVGIIDRFLQDHPVPKKQLQLVGVTAMFLASKYEEMYPPEISDFAYVTDRAYTTAQIRDMEMTILRVLKFQLGRPLPLQFLRRASKIYEVTAEQHTLAKYLLELTMVDYEMIHFPPSMVASAALALTLKILDAGDWDVTLQHYMNYTAESLLPVMAHIAKNVVKVNDGLTKHMAVKGKYATSKQMRIANIPQLKSSVVKDLAKQAAQ, from the exons ATGGCTCTGCGAGTGACCAGA AATCGCCTGGCTTCCTCCAGGACCGAGCTCGGAGGGGTGAAGGCCTGCGCGGTGGCTGGGCCCGGGCTGAAGCCTCGGGCTGCGCTGGGTGAGATCGGAAACATCGCAGCTAACAAAGAGAACCCGAAAAAG AACATCAAGACTGATGTGGTAAAGAAGACAAAAGTCacagagaaaactgaaaagacCAAGCAGCCAAAGCAAAATGCCGTCGTTGCCGTTGAGCCCGTCCCTGAAGTCCAG GTTCAGCCTGAGCCAGCGTCTCCCACTCCAATGGAGACCTCCGGCTGTGAGCCTGCTGAACTCTGCCAGGCTTTCTCGCACGTTATCCTGGACACCGCCATCAGGGATGTCGACGCGGACGACTACGACAACCCCATGCTCTGCAGCGAGTACGTAAAGGACATCTACAAGTACCTCCGGCAGCTTGAG GTCGAGCAGAACGTCAAACCCAACTACTTGCAAGGTCAGGAGGTCACCAGTAACATGAGGGCCATCCTGATCGACTGGCTGGTTCAGGTCAACCTCAAGTTCCGGCTCCTGCAGGAGACGATGTACATGACTGTCGGGATCATTGACCGTTTTCTTCAG GACCACCCAGTCCCCAAGAAGCAACTGCAGCTGGTCGGTGTGACCGCCATGTTCCTCGCCTCAAAGTACGAGGAGATGTACCCACCAGAGATCTCCGACTTCGCCTACGTCACCGACCGGGCCTACACCACCGCCCAGATCCGCGACATGGAGATGACAATCCTGCGGGTGCTGAAGTTCCAGCTCGGACGACCTTTGCCCCTGCAGTTCCTCAGGCGGGCTTCAAAGATCTACGAG GTAACCGCAGAGCAGCACACGTTGGCCAAATACCTGCTGGAGCTCACCATGGTCGACTACGAGATGATTCACTTCCCGCCGTCTATGGTGGCCAGCGCTGCTCTGGCGCTCACACTGAAGATCCTGGATGCAGGAGATTGG GATGTCACGCTGCAGCACTACATGAACTACACAGCAGAGAGTTTGCTTCCTGTTATGGCGCACATTGCTAAAAATGTTGTGAAGGTGAACGACGGTCTGACAAAACACATG GCCGTCAAAGGTAAGTACGCCACCTCAAAACAGATGAGGATCGCCAACATCCCCCAGCTCAAGTCTTCAGTGGTTAAGGATTTAGCGAAGCAGGCTGCTCAGTAA
- the LOC114149807 gene encoding AN1-type zinc finger protein 5-like — protein MAQETNQSPVPMLCATGCGFYGNPRTNGMCSVCHKEHLSRQNNGGVSSLSPIGSSSASEESAIQSLEDTLNNAAAAAAAAAEEAAEAAAAAASDTTDPLSGSSAAASVTQQMTEMRLSSQEKLDDTEAVVNQPPSSVPQPSTAGSEEVGPSEPTKPKKNRCFMCRKKIGLTGFGCRCGNLFCGIHRYSDKHDCPYDYKADAAAKIRKENPMVVAEKIQRI, from the exons ATGGCCCAGGAGACCAATCAGAGCCCGGTTCCCATGCTGTGCGCCACTGGCTGTGGTTTCTATGGCAACCCCAGGACCAACGGCATGTGCTCCGTTTGCCACAAGGAGCACCTGTCGAGACAGAACAACGGCGGCGTCAGCTCTCTGAGCCCGATCG GCAGCAGCTCCGCATCCGAGGAGTCCGCCATCCAGAGTTTAGAGGACACTCTGAACAACGCTgcagccgccgccgctgctgccgCAGAGGAGGCGGCTGAGGCGGCGGCGGCTGCTGCCTCCGACACCACAGATCCTCTCAG tggGAGTTCAGCTGCTGCCTCGGTAACGCAGCAGATGACTGAAATGAGGCTCTCGTCTCAGGAGAAACTAGACGACACAGAAGCAG TTGTGAATCAGCCCCCCAGTTCAGTTCCTCAACCCTCCACTGCTGGCAGTGAAGAAGTCGGACCCTCCGAACCCACCAAGCCCAAAAAGAACCGTTGCTTTATGTGTCGCAAAAAAATCGGCCTCACTG GTTTCGGCTGCCGCTGTGGGAATCTGTTCTGCGGGATCCACCGCTACTCCGACAAACACGACTGTCCGTACGACTACAAAGCCGACGCCGCTGCCAAGATCCGTAAGGAGAACCCCATGGTGGTGGCCGAGAAGATCCAGAGAATATGA
- the pmchl gene encoding pro-melanin-concentrating hormone, like, translating into MRRSLLSVTFAAALFLNCNATPMGKTEDGSLEQEVFASILNDEAMEGVLGDADLASAARAQASKVIVIAADPMIWRDLKVLQNGMSVYKRRADDSNQGGEHGDSSQQLSIPILRRDNMRCMVGRVYRPCWEV; encoded by the coding sequence ATGAGGCGATCCCTTTTGTCCGTCACTTTTGCTGCCGCTCTCTTCCTCAACTGCAACGCGACACCCATGGGAAAGACTGAAGACGGGTCGTTGGAGCAAGAGGTCTTCGCCTCCATCCTAAACGACGAGGCGATGGAGGGCGTCCTGGGCGACGCGGACCTGGCCTCGGCGGCCAGAGCGCAGGCATCCAAGGTCATCGTCATCGCCGCCGACCCGATGATCTGGAGGGACCTGAAGGTTCTGCAGAACGGGATGTCCGTCTACAAACGGAGGGCCGATGACAGCAACCAGGGGGGCGAGCACGGAGACAGCAGCCAGCAGCTGAGCATCCCCATTCTGAGGAGGGACAACATGAGGTGCATGGTGGGACGGGTGTACCGGCCCTGCTGGGAGGTCTAG